One genomic region from Knoellia sp. p5-6-4 encodes:
- a CDS encoding ABC transporter permease, with product MTAAIRAEFRKFFTTRLWWGMAIAIFVSGILFALLFGFLLTGEEATGGAGPGGMPTGTDEQIVSSVYTGGLGVGYLLTLTIGVLQIGSEYRHKTITGTFLGVPKRGRVMLAKVIALLGLGALYGLLSLAGSVITGAIVLNARGFDPFPSSDIIRTLALGLLVLGLWGLIGLGAGILIPNQVAALLIAVGVAWIVEPLIGFALTFWDWGAENIAKFLPSSATNAMINAVQNSPDEVRLEWWGGALVLALYAAVLAGVGSWRTVRADIS from the coding sequence ATGACCGCCGCCATCAGGGCCGAGTTCCGCAAGTTCTTCACCACCCGCCTGTGGTGGGGCATGGCCATCGCGATCTTCGTGTCGGGCATCCTCTTCGCGCTGCTCTTCGGCTTCCTGCTCACCGGCGAGGAGGCCACCGGCGGCGCCGGACCGGGCGGCATGCCCACCGGCACCGACGAGCAGATCGTCAGCTCCGTCTACACCGGCGGCCTCGGCGTCGGCTACCTGCTGACCCTGACCATCGGCGTGCTGCAGATCGGCAGCGAGTACCGGCACAAGACCATCACCGGCACCTTCCTCGGCGTCCCCAAGCGGGGCCGGGTCATGCTCGCCAAGGTCATCGCCCTGCTCGGGCTCGGTGCGCTCTACGGCCTGCTCTCGCTCGCCGGGTCGGTCATCACCGGCGCGATCGTGCTCAACGCGCGCGGCTTCGACCCCTTCCCGAGCAGCGACATCATCCGCACCCTGGCCCTGGGCCTGCTGGTGCTGGGCCTGTGGGGCCTGATCGGCCTGGGCGCCGGCATCCTCATCCCCAACCAGGTGGCGGCCCTGCTCATCGCGGTCGGCGTGGCGTGGATCGTCGAGCCGCTCATCGGGTTCGCGCTCACCTTCTGGGACTGGGGCGCTGAGAACATCGCCAAGTTCCTGCCCAGCTCGGCCACCAACGCGATGATCAACGCGGTGCAGAACAGCCCTGACGAGGTGCGCCTCGAGTGGTGGGGCGGCGCCCTGGTGCTGGCGCTGTATGCCGCGGTGCTGGCCGGGGTGGGCAGCTGGCGGACCGTGCGGGCCGACATCAGCTAG
- a CDS encoding ABC transporter ATP-binding protein, whose protein sequence is MKTAPTSPSTPATPTPASQQGARIEVHDLTKRFGDFTAVDNLSFSVEPGRITGFLGPNGAGKTTTLRMLLGLIKPTAGTATIDGRRYHDIEVPMRMVGSALEATNFHPGRTGRDHLMVLADTAGVGAARVDEMLELVGIPAAARKRAGGYSMGMRQRLGLAAAMLGDPQVLILDEPANGLDPEGIRWLRGFLRHLAGQGKTILISSHMLQEVEQTVDDVVIITNGKLVSQGAMTDLHGEPRALVRTSDSAALAGALRVADVTSTEDGTGALVADTGDLRLIGDVALRAGLPVYELHGIQNDLEQLFFALTENTNRNLGRPAPTERDAIAAQEGANG, encoded by the coding sequence ATGAAGACCGCTCCGACCAGCCCGTCCACACCAGCCACGCCGACGCCGGCGAGCCAGCAGGGCGCCCGCATCGAGGTGCACGACCTGACCAAGCGCTTCGGCGACTTCACCGCCGTCGACAACCTGTCGTTCTCGGTCGAGCCCGGCCGCATCACGGGGTTCCTCGGGCCCAACGGCGCGGGCAAGACCACGACGCTGCGCATGCTGCTCGGCCTCATCAAGCCGACCGCGGGCACCGCGACCATCGACGGCCGCCGCTACCACGACATCGAGGTGCCGATGCGCATGGTCGGCTCGGCGCTCGAGGCGACCAACTTCCACCCCGGCCGCACCGGACGCGACCACCTCATGGTGCTGGCCGACACCGCCGGCGTGGGCGCCGCGCGCGTCGACGAGATGCTCGAGCTGGTCGGCATCCCGGCGGCCGCCCGCAAGCGTGCCGGCGGCTACTCCATGGGCATGCGCCAGCGCCTCGGCCTGGCCGCCGCGATGCTCGGCGACCCGCAGGTGCTGATCCTCGACGAGCCGGCCAACGGCCTCGACCCCGAGGGCATCCGCTGGCTGCGCGGCTTCCTGCGCCACCTCGCCGGCCAGGGGAAGACGATCCTCATCTCGAGCCACATGCTCCAGGAGGTGGAGCAGACGGTCGACGACGTCGTCATCATCACCAACGGCAAGCTCGTCAGCCAGGGCGCGATGACCGACCTGCACGGCGAGCCGCGTGCCCTGGTGCGCACCTCCGACTCTGCCGCGCTGGCCGGGGCCCTGCGGGTCGCCGACGTCACCAGCACCGAGGACGGCACGGGCGCCCTGGTCGCCGACACCGGCGACCTGCGGCTCATCGGTGACGTCGCCCTCAGGGCGGGGCTGCCGGTCTACGAGCTGCACGGCATACAGAACGACCTCGAGCAGCTGTTCTTCGCGCTCACCGAGAACACCAACCGCAACCTCGGCCGGCCTGCGCCGACCGAGCGCGACGCCATCGCGGCGCAGGAAGGGGCGAACGGATGA
- a CDS encoding DUF6104 family protein translates to MYFTDRGIEELAARRGEEEVSLEWLADQLRTFVDLNPEFETPIERLATWLARLDDDED, encoded by the coding sequence GTGTACTTCACCGACCGGGGCATCGAGGAGCTCGCCGCCCGCCGCGGAGAGGAAGAGGTCTCCCTGGAGTGGCTGGCCGACCAGCTGCGCACCTTCGTGGACCTGAACCCCGAATTCGAGACCCCCATCGAGCGGCTCGCCACCTGGCTGGCCCGCCTCGATGACGACGAGGACTGA
- a CDS encoding hemolysin family protein: MTEWLLVLAGVALTVGTAIFVAAEFSLVALDRPTVQRAVDAGDRRAPSVLASLRSLSTQLSACQVGITLTTLVLGFIANPSIGALLQGPLTALGLEGSAVDSVAAVLAMVIATLFSMIVGEMVPKVLGISVPLATARVVAMPVRIFTIAAKPLISVLNGSANWFLRRIGIEPQEELSAARSPQELASLVRTSAAAGTLDVGTARLVTRSLGFGEQTAADVMSPRARATAIERTATAEDVLGLARRTGHSRFPVVGEDWDDIDGIVHVKRAIAVPHDRRADVPVSALMVPPLLVPETIRLDPLLLLLRESGLQLAIVVDEYGGTAGVVTLEDVVEEIVGEVSDEHDRFRTTGREMTDGSWTVPGLWRPDEVLERLGAPVPEGPAYETTGGWVMAELGRVPVVGDSVSMPGWEVSVVAMDGMRVDRLRFTPMGEPDAADGSEAGGRSDGGGRSDGGVRSEGGSR, translated from the coding sequence ATGACCGAGTGGTTACTCGTCCTTGCCGGCGTCGCACTGACCGTCGGCACCGCGATCTTCGTCGCGGCGGAGTTCTCCCTCGTGGCGCTGGACCGCCCCACCGTGCAGCGGGCCGTCGACGCCGGTGACCGCCGGGCCCCCTCGGTGCTGGCCTCGCTGCGCAGCCTGTCCACGCAGCTGTCGGCCTGCCAGGTGGGCATCACGCTGACCACGCTGGTGCTGGGCTTCATCGCCAACCCCTCGATCGGCGCCCTGCTGCAGGGCCCGCTGACGGCCCTCGGGCTCGAGGGCTCGGCGGTCGACTCGGTGGCGGCCGTGCTCGCCATGGTCATCGCGACGCTCTTCTCGATGATCGTCGGCGAGATGGTGCCCAAGGTGCTCGGCATCTCGGTGCCGCTGGCCACCGCCCGGGTGGTGGCGATGCCCGTGCGCATCTTCACGATCGCGGCCAAGCCCCTGATCTCGGTCCTGAACGGCTCGGCGAACTGGTTCCTGCGGCGGATCGGCATCGAGCCGCAGGAGGAGCTCTCGGCGGCCCGCAGCCCGCAGGAGCTGGCCTCGCTGGTGCGCACCTCGGCCGCGGCCGGCACCCTCGACGTCGGCACGGCCCGGCTGGTGACCCGCTCGCTCGGGTTCGGCGAGCAGACCGCGGCCGACGTCATGAGCCCCCGCGCCCGGGCCACCGCCATCGAGCGGACCGCGACCGCCGAGGACGTGCTGGGCCTGGCCCGTCGCACCGGGCACTCCCGCTTCCCCGTGGTGGGGGAGGACTGGGACGACATCGACGGCATCGTGCACGTCAAGCGCGCGATCGCCGTGCCGCACGACCGCCGGGCCGACGTGCCGGTCTCGGCGCTCATGGTGCCCCCGCTGCTGGTGCCCGAGACGATCCGGCTCGACCCGCTGCTGCTCCTGCTGCGCGAGTCCGGCCTGCAGCTGGCCATCGTGGTCGACGAGTACGGCGGGACCGCCGGCGTGGTCACCCTCGAGGACGTCGTCGAGGAGATCGTCGGCGAGGTGAGCGACGAGCACGACCGCTTCCGCACCACCGGCCGCGAGATGACCGACGGGTCCTGGACGGTGCCCGGCCTGTGGCGCCCCGACGAGGTGCTCGAGAGGCTCGGCGCCCCCGTGCCCGAGGGGCCGGCGTACGAGACCACGGGCGGGTGGGTGATGGCCGAGCTCGGGCGGGTGCCCGTCGTGGGCGACTCCGTCTCCATGCCCGGCTGGGAGGTCAGCGTCGTCGCGATGGACGGGATGCGGGTCGACCGGCTGCGGTTCACGCCGATGGGCGAGCCCGACGCGGCTGACGGGTCCGAGGCTGGAGGCCGGTCCGACGGTGGCGGCCGGTCCGACGGTGGCGTCCGCTCCGAGGGGGGCTCCCGATGA
- a CDS encoding DUF2252 domain-containing protein yields MPTATKRTQQIIDVMGDAFAPLMKADPLAFRTKFRKMAKDPHAFYRGSACLFYADVTAEKDDYADERSSRIWIHGDLHAENFGTYLNSDGRLVFDVNDFDEAYIGHYTWDLKRFAASLALLGWQKALPEAEVRRLVARYVRAYLAQLNHYLHHDDDQDFALRLDNTHGPVQEALMTARTMRRADLLDKLTIKDSAQRFFRSGPTVRQLTRPERRRVVTAFEGYLETIPDNKKFDRALFYDLVDAVGTSGLGIGSAGLPAYSLLVEGYSQALDNDVVLSMKQANVPAVSRFIDTAEVDAQFEHEAHRTVISQRALQAHTDPLLGWTTLDGVGYVISEVSPYEVDLDWGALTEPAEIAAVVDLLGRATAKIHCASDEDSDQDVVDFQVEHAIAGSLEGRRRQFTDDVVEFGVSYAQKARDDYRLFVEAFRENKIGISAT; encoded by the coding sequence GTGCCCACCGCGACGAAGCGCACCCAGCAGATCATCGACGTGATGGGCGACGCCTTCGCGCCGCTGATGAAGGCCGACCCGCTGGCGTTCCGTACCAAGTTCCGCAAGATGGCCAAGGACCCGCACGCGTTCTACCGCGGCTCGGCCTGCCTCTTCTACGCCGACGTGACGGCCGAGAAGGACGACTACGCCGACGAGCGGAGCAGCCGCATCTGGATCCACGGCGACCTGCACGCCGAGAACTTCGGCACCTACCTCAACTCCGACGGCCGGCTCGTCTTCGACGTCAACGACTTCGACGAGGCCTACATCGGCCACTACACGTGGGACCTCAAGCGGTTCGCGGCCAGCCTGGCCCTGCTCGGGTGGCAGAAGGCCCTCCCCGAGGCCGAGGTGCGCAGGCTGGTCGCCCGCTACGTGCGCGCCTACCTCGCCCAGCTCAACCACTACCTGCACCACGACGACGACCAGGACTTCGCGCTGCGGCTCGACAACACCCACGGGCCGGTGCAGGAGGCGCTGATGACCGCGCGCACCATGCGCCGCGCCGACCTGCTCGACAAGCTGACCATCAAGGACAGCGCGCAGCGGTTCTTCCGCTCCGGGCCGACCGTGCGCCAGCTGACCCGGCCGGAGCGGCGGCGCGTGGTCACCGCGTTCGAGGGCTACCTCGAGACCATCCCCGACAACAAGAAGTTCGACCGGGCACTCTTCTACGACCTGGTCGACGCCGTGGGCACCTCGGGGCTCGGCATCGGCAGCGCCGGGCTGCCGGCATACAGCCTGCTCGTCGAGGGCTACAGCCAGGCGCTCGACAACGACGTGGTGCTGTCGATGAAGCAGGCCAACGTGCCGGCGGTGAGCCGCTTCATCGACACCGCCGAGGTCGACGCGCAGTTCGAGCACGAGGCGCACCGCACGGTGATCAGCCAGCGCGCGCTGCAGGCGCACACCGACCCGCTGCTCGGCTGGACCACCCTCGACGGCGTCGGCTACGTCATCTCGGAGGTCTCCCCGTATGAGGTCGACCTCGACTGGGGCGCCCTGACCGAGCCGGCCGAGATCGCCGCGGTGGTCGACCTGCTCGGCCGGGCCACGGCCAAGATCCACTGCGCCTCCGACGAGGACAGCGACCAGGACGTCGTCGACTTCCAGGTGGAGCACGCCATCGCCGGGTCGCTCGAGGGCCGCCGGCGGCAGTTCACCGACGACGTCGTCGAGTTCGGCGTGAGCTACGCGCAGAAGGCGCGCGACGACTACCGGCTGTTCGTGGAGGCGTTCCGCGAGAACAAGATCGGCATCTCAGCCACCTGA
- a CDS encoding multifunctional oxoglutarate decarboxylase/oxoglutarate dehydrogenase thiamine pyrophosphate-binding subunit/dihydrolipoyllysine-residue succinyltransferase subunit: MPDQSPTNDPMAAFGPNEWLVDELYQQYLKDKNSVDRAWWEFFEDYRPGEAGPNGTNGTTAGAATAAPGAPSQAADGTASAPATVQKQATTTDKPDAKSDKAVADKPEDKEAAVGGQTAAAKVAPPREQTQPAQAAAPVQEPPKPREPAGLKSTGPVNENEVRPLRGASARTVTNMESSLQVPTATSVRAVPAKLLIDNRVVINNHLKRSRGGKVSFTHLIGYALVKALQVMPEMNNGYTTDEKGKPALLVPAHVNLGLAIDLAKEDGTRQLLVPSIKSAEAMDFAHFWTAYEDVVRKARNGKLTVEDFQGTTISLTNPGTIGTVHSVPRLMAGQGAIIGVGSLDYPAEWQGASQETLNRNAVSKILTLTSTYDHRIIQGAQSGDFLRIVNALLLGENGFYDEVFESLRIPYEPVRWVQDISAHHDDDVNKTARVQELIHAYRVRGHLMADTDPLEYRQRRHPDLDVTSHGLTLWDLERDFATGGFGGDSMLRLRKILGILRDSYCRTIGTEYMHIQDPEQREWIQAKIEVGFTKPTADEQLRILRKLNAAEAFETFLQTKFVGQKRFSLEGGESVIALLDRILCRAASDKMDEVCIGMPHRGRLNVLANIAGKSYGQIFREFEGKQDPRSVQGSGDVKYHLGTEGEFHAEDGSKTKVYLAANPSHLEAVNPVLEGIARAKQDRLDLAGEAFTVLPVLLHGDAAFAGQGVVAETLNLSQLRGYRTGGTIHVVINNQVGFTTSPSSSRSSTYSTDVARMIQAPIFHVNGDDPEACVRVAELAYEFRQEFNKDVVIDMVCYRRRGHNEGDDPSMTQPLMYNLIEAKRSVRKLYTEALIGRGDISVEDAEAALRDYQQQLERVFIETKEAIKEAAAGHDGQADPTLAGTDVEGHTGLEPPTAQATDQATRSATDTAVPREELEHIGDSFTNMPEGFTIHPKLKQAMEKRAQSVREGGIDWATGELLAFGTLLKEGTPVRLAGQDSRRGTFVQRHAVLIDKVTAEEWTPLLYLGEGQARFWVYDSLLSEYAAMGFEYGYSVERPDALVLWEAQFGDFFNGAQTIVDEFISSGEQKWGQRSSVVLLLPHGYEGQGPDHSSARIERFLTMFAEDNMTIAYPSTPASYFHLLRRQAYARPRRPLIVFTPKSMLRLKAAASAVEDFTTGTFRPVLPDRHELDPSAVTRVLLASGKVVYDLEAAREKAGDTQTAIVRVEQLAPLPAHDIAHELRRYPNADVVWVQDEPQNQGAWPFMALNLPGMLLEFGEQRPLRVVSRRPSASPATGSTKKHQAEQQELVEAAFRR; this comes from the coding sequence GTGCCAGACCAGTCTCCGACCAACGACCCCATGGCGGCCTTCGGCCCCAACGAGTGGCTCGTGGACGAGCTGTACCAGCAGTACCTGAAGGACAAGAACTCCGTGGACCGGGCCTGGTGGGAGTTCTTCGAGGACTACCGCCCCGGCGAGGCCGGCCCCAACGGCACGAACGGCACCACGGCCGGCGCCGCGACGGCAGCCCCGGGTGCTCCGTCGCAGGCCGCGGACGGCACCGCGAGCGCCCCGGCCACTGTGCAGAAGCAGGCCACCACCACCGACAAGCCGGACGCGAAGTCCGACAAGGCCGTCGCCGACAAGCCCGAGGACAAGGAGGCAGCGGTGGGCGGCCAGACCGCCGCGGCCAAGGTCGCTCCCCCGCGCGAGCAGACCCAGCCGGCCCAGGCCGCCGCCCCCGTCCAGGAGCCGCCCAAGCCGCGCGAGCCCGCCGGCCTGAAGTCGACCGGCCCGGTCAACGAGAACGAGGTCAGGCCGCTGCGCGGTGCTTCGGCCCGCACCGTCACCAACATGGAGTCCTCTCTCCAGGTGCCCACCGCCACCAGCGTGCGCGCCGTGCCGGCCAAGCTGCTGATCGACAACCGCGTCGTCATCAACAACCACCTCAAGCGCTCCCGCGGCGGCAAGGTCTCCTTCACCCACCTCATCGGCTACGCCCTGGTGAAGGCCCTGCAGGTCATGCCGGAGATGAACAACGGCTACACCACCGACGAGAAGGGCAAGCCCGCCCTGCTCGTGCCGGCGCACGTCAACCTCGGCCTGGCGATCGACCTCGCCAAGGAGGACGGCACCCGCCAGCTGCTCGTGCCCAGCATCAAGTCGGCCGAGGCGATGGACTTCGCCCACTTCTGGACGGCATACGAAGACGTCGTCCGCAAGGCCCGCAACGGCAAGCTGACGGTCGAGGACTTCCAGGGCACCACCATCTCCCTGACCAACCCGGGCACCATCGGCACGGTGCACTCGGTGCCGCGCCTCATGGCCGGCCAGGGCGCCATCATCGGCGTCGGCTCGCTGGACTACCCGGCCGAGTGGCAGGGCGCGAGCCAGGAGACCCTCAACCGCAACGCCGTCTCCAAGATCCTCACGCTGACGAGCACCTACGACCACCGGATCATCCAGGGCGCCCAGTCCGGCGACTTCCTGCGCATCGTCAACGCCCTGCTGCTCGGCGAGAACGGCTTCTACGACGAGGTCTTCGAGAGCCTGCGGATCCCCTACGAGCCGGTGCGCTGGGTGCAGGACATCTCGGCCCACCACGACGACGACGTCAACAAGACGGCGCGCGTGCAGGAGCTCATCCACGCCTACCGCGTGCGCGGCCACCTCATGGCCGACACCGACCCGCTCGAGTACCGCCAGCGCCGCCACCCCGACCTCGACGTCACCAGCCACGGCCTGACCCTGTGGGACCTCGAGCGCGACTTCGCCACCGGCGGCTTCGGGGGCGACTCGATGCTCAGGCTCCGCAAGATCCTCGGCATCCTGCGCGACTCCTACTGCCGCACCATCGGCACGGAGTACATGCACATCCAGGACCCCGAGCAGCGCGAGTGGATCCAGGCCAAGATCGAGGTCGGCTTCACCAAGCCCACGGCGGACGAGCAGCTGCGGATCCTGCGCAAGCTCAACGCCGCCGAGGCGTTCGAGACCTTCCTGCAGACCAAGTTCGTCGGCCAGAAGCGCTTCTCCCTCGAGGGCGGCGAGTCGGTCATCGCGCTGCTCGATCGCATCCTGTGCCGGGCCGCGTCCGACAAGATGGACGAGGTCTGCATCGGTATGCCGCACCGCGGCCGCCTCAACGTCCTCGCCAACATCGCGGGCAAGTCCTACGGACAGATCTTCCGCGAGTTCGAGGGCAAGCAGGACCCGCGCTCGGTGCAGGGCTCCGGTGACGTGAAGTACCACCTCGGCACCGAGGGCGAGTTCCACGCCGAGGACGGGAGCAAGACCAAGGTCTACCTCGCCGCGAACCCGAGCCACCTCGAGGCCGTCAACCCGGTGCTCGAGGGCATCGCCCGCGCGAAGCAGGACCGGCTCGACCTCGCCGGCGAGGCCTTCACCGTGCTGCCGGTGCTGCTGCACGGCGACGCGGCGTTCGCCGGCCAGGGCGTGGTCGCCGAGACCCTGAACCTCAGCCAGCTGCGCGGCTACCGCACCGGCGGCACGATCCACGTCGTCATCAACAACCAGGTCGGCTTCACGACGAGCCCGAGCAGCTCGCGGTCCTCGACCTACTCCACCGACGTGGCCCGGATGATCCAGGCGCCGATCTTCCACGTGAACGGCGACGACCCCGAGGCCTGCGTGCGGGTGGCCGAGCTCGCCTACGAGTTCCGCCAGGAGTTCAACAAGGACGTCGTCATCGACATGGTGTGCTACCGCCGCCGCGGTCACAACGAGGGCGACGACCCGTCGATGACGCAGCCGCTGATGTACAACCTCATCGAGGCCAAGCGCAGCGTCCGCAAGCTCTACACCGAGGCCCTCATCGGCCGCGGCGACATCTCGGTCGAGGACGCCGAGGCCGCGCTGCGCGACTACCAGCAGCAGCTCGAGCGGGTCTTCATCGAGACCAAGGAGGCCATCAAGGAGGCCGCCGCCGGGCACGACGGGCAGGCCGACCCCACCCTGGCCGGCACCGACGTCGAGGGCCACACCGGCCTCGAGCCGCCGACCGCGCAAGCCACCGACCAGGCCACCCGCTCGGCGACCGACACCGCCGTGCCCCGCGAGGAGCTCGAGCACATCGGCGACTCGTTCACCAACATGCCCGAGGGCTTCACGATCCACCCGAAGCTCAAGCAGGCCATGGAGAAGCGCGCGCAGTCGGTGCGCGAGGGCGGCATCGACTGGGCGACCGGCGAGCTGCTCGCGTTCGGCACCCTGCTCAAGGAGGGCACCCCGGTGCGCCTCGCCGGGCAGGACTCCCGCCGTGGCACGTTCGTCCAGCGCCACGCGGTGCTCATCGACAAGGTGACCGCCGAGGAGTGGACCCCGCTGCTCTACCTCGGTGAGGGCCAGGCCCGCTTCTGGGTCTACGACTCGTTGCTGTCCGAGTACGCCGCGATGGGCTTCGAGTACGGCTACTCCGTCGAGCGGCCCGACGCGCTGGTGCTGTGGGAGGCGCAGTTCGGCGACTTCTTCAACGGCGCGCAGACCATCGTCGACGAGTTCATCTCCTCGGGCGAGCAGAAGTGGGGCCAGCGCTCCTCCGTGGTGCTGCTGCTGCCGCACGGCTACGAGGGCCAGGGTCCCGACCACTCCTCCGCGCGCATCGAGCGGTTCCTCACGATGTTCGCCGAGGACAACATGACGATCGCCTACCCGTCGACGCCGGCGAGCTACTTCCACCTCCTGCGTCGCCAGGCCTACGCCCGCCCGCGCCGGCCGCTCATCGTCTTCACCCCGAAGTCGATGCTGCGCCTGAAGGCGGCGGCGAGCGCGGTCGAGGATTTCACCACCGGCACGTTCCGCCCGGTGCTGCCCGACCGCCACGAGCTCGACCCCAGCGCGGTGACCCGGGTGCTGCTCGCCAGCGGCAAGGTCGTCTACGACCTCGAGGCCGCTCGCGAGAAGGCCGGCGACACACAGACGGCGATCGTGCGGGTCGAGCAGCTGGCTCCCCTGCCGGCGCACGACATCGCGCACGAGCTGCGCAGGTACCCCAACGCCGACGTCGTCTGGGTGCAGGACGAGCCGCAGAACCAGGGCGCTTGGCCGTTCATGGCACTCAACCTGCCGGGCATGCTGCTCGAGTTCGGCGAGCAGCGTCCGCTGCGGGTCGTCTCGCGCCGGCCCTCGGCCTCGCCGGCCACCGGCTCGACCAAGAAGCACCAGGCCGAGCAGCAGGAGCTGGTCGAGGCGGCCTTCCGCCGCTGA
- a CDS encoding GDSL-type esterase/lipase family protein: protein MTTRTDPLSTEPEFTPSAEFHVSTDGGPRDVGLIFIGASLVAGVGDPKGQGWVSRVVGRTQHPDVDITAYNLGVRGDTSADVLNRWRTECPPRWAGRSEKRLVVSVGGNDAAKGMTLARHRLNLANILDDAASAGIGTFVVSPPPVGDPDLNHKLEVLVEAQADVCARRGVPFVDCFRPLMGHEQWQSDLAASKVAGHPGQAGYGLIAWLVLHNGWYDWLQISS, encoded by the coding sequence ATGACGACGAGGACTGATCCCTTGAGCACCGAGCCCGAGTTCACCCCGAGCGCCGAGTTCCACGTGTCGACCGACGGCGGCCCCCGAGACGTGGGGCTCATCTTCATCGGCGCCTCGCTCGTCGCCGGCGTCGGCGACCCCAAGGGGCAGGGCTGGGTCTCGCGGGTCGTGGGACGCACCCAGCACCCGGACGTCGACATCACGGCCTACAACCTCGGCGTGCGCGGCGACACCTCGGCCGACGTGCTGAACCGGTGGCGCACCGAGTGCCCCCCGCGGTGGGCCGGCCGCTCCGAGAAGCGGCTCGTGGTCTCGGTCGGTGGCAACGACGCGGCCAAGGGGATGACCCTGGCCCGGCACCGGCTCAACCTCGCCAACATCCTCGACGACGCCGCCAGCGCCGGCATCGGCACGTTCGTGGTCAGCCCGCCGCCGGTCGGCGACCCCGACCTCAACCACAAGCTCGAGGTGCTCGTCGAGGCGCAGGCCGACGTGTGCGCGCGCCGCGGCGTGCCGTTCGTCGACTGCTTCCGCCCGCTGATGGGGCACGAGCAGTGGCAGTCCGACCTCGCCGCCAGCAAGGTGGCCGGGCACCCGGGCCAGGCGGGCTACGGCCTCATCGCCTGGCTGGTGCTGCACAACGGCTGGTACGACTGGCTGCAGATCTCCAGCTGA
- a CDS encoding hemolysin family protein: MSAAVWVTILLLLANAFFVGAEFAAMAARRSQLEPLAEQGSRRAQICIDAMERMGVLLACAQLGITVCSVLLGAISEAALHHALEPVMERIGVPPAFTDGVSLALALLVVVYLHVVIGEMIPKNIAIAGPERSAMLLVPVLLYVTKVLGPVIWVMDRASKAIVRLMRVEPKDEVTSAFTAEEVHHIVTESRREGLIEAEQHGLVGAALEFSDKDAIDVAVPLDSLVTLPLTATPDDVERLVAKKGFSRYPMVDAAGALTGYLHLKDVLYADEVERHLPVPVKRVRKLATVRPADEVEEVLATMQLTGAHLARVVDDEGRDLGVVFLEDVLEELVGEVTDASQR; encoded by the coding sequence ATGAGCGCGGCGGTCTGGGTCACCATCCTGCTGCTGCTGGCCAACGCCTTCTTCGTCGGCGCCGAGTTCGCGGCGATGGCCGCCCGGCGCTCGCAGCTGGAGCCGCTGGCCGAGCAGGGTAGCCGTCGCGCCCAGATCTGCATCGACGCCATGGAGCGCATGGGCGTGCTGCTGGCGTGCGCCCAGCTCGGCATCACGGTGTGCTCGGTGCTGCTCGGCGCCATCTCAGAGGCTGCGCTGCACCACGCGCTCGAGCCGGTGATGGAGCGGATCGGCGTGCCGCCCGCCTTCACCGACGGCGTCTCGCTCGCGCTGGCCCTGCTGGTCGTCGTCTACCTGCACGTGGTCATCGGCGAGATGATCCCCAAGAACATCGCCATCGCCGGGCCCGAGCGGTCGGCGATGCTGCTGGTGCCGGTGCTGCTCTACGTCACCAAGGTGCTCGGGCCGGTCATCTGGGTCATGGACCGCGCCTCCAAGGCGATCGTGCGGCTGATGCGGGTCGAGCCCAAGGACGAGGTGACCTCGGCCTTCACCGCCGAGGAGGTGCACCACATCGTCACCGAGTCTCGCCGTGAGGGCCTCATCGAGGCGGAGCAGCACGGGCTCGTCGGCGCGGCGCTGGAGTTCAGCGACAAGGACGCCATCGACGTGGCGGTGCCGCTCGACTCGCTGGTCACCCTGCCCCTGACCGCGACGCCCGACGACGTCGAGCGGCTGGTCGCCAAGAAGGGCTTCTCGCGCTACCCCATGGTCGACGCCGCCGGGGCCCTCACCGGCTACCTGCACCTCAAGGACGTGCTGTATGCCGACGAGGTCGAGCGCCACCTGCCCGTGCCGGTGAAGCGGGTGCGCAAGCTCGCGACGGTGCGTCCCGCCGACGAGGTCGAGGAGGTGCTGGCCACCATGCAGCTGACCGGTGCCCACCTGGCCCGGGTCGTCGACGACGAGGGCCGCGACCTCGGGGTGGTCTTCCTCGAGGACGTGCTCGAGGAGCTCGTGGGCGAGGTCACCGACGCCTCCCAGCGCTGA